The segment CTTTTTCCATGTACTCGTTCAAAACTAGAACAATAGTTGATTTAACAACGTTATCAATGTTCGAATTCATTAATGACTCTTTTAAAAAGTCCATATCTAGGTTAAACTGTATCTGGGTCATCATTAATTCCTCCTTGTTTTTCGTGGTTGTTAAACATTGTATCATAGGAATTAATGTGACCCTTTTTTATTTTCTTTTTACACAATTATATGGACTTAATCTCGCCTCCCCCAATTCAACATCAATCTCCCCGTTCAGGATCAGGTCGTGCGGCGGTAAACATCAAGACGATGGCAGTTATAATATGCATTATCATACCAACAAATGGAATCCAAGCTATAAGTGATGTTATGACACCTAATATACTACCAGCGGTCATTCCTCTATCTCTATGGGTTAGCACCCATGTAATTATATGCAGGAATAGCATGACAATAAGCGGCGTCCAGGCCTGGCTAAGTATATAAATGCCACCTAAAATCGGTATCCCTAGCAGAGCCTCCAATATTCCAGTTATCCATCGCATAATTCGTGATAAAGACATCGTTTTTCCTCCAATGAAAAAAGTTATATATTAATGTTCCCAATTAAACTAGAAATCACACATCATTATTCCCTGTTTGTATAAAGGAAAATGTTGAAATAGGGCACTCAATATGTATGCTGATTTTCTGGAGATACTTTTGGACCTTCTACCAATTCAAAGCCGCCTCCGAACATCCACAACAAACACACACCCGATTCCACACAAAAAGCCCCCCGGCCGGCTACGCGAGGAGCTTTCTCATTAACTTATACTTCCTTTTTCTTCTTCCGTTCTGTAATTTTCTTGGTTAAATCATCGAACATAGAATAAACCACTGGTACAAGCAGCAATGTGAACATACTCGAGACGCTGAGTCCGAATATAATGGTTACGGCTAATGGCTGCTGTAATTCTGCACCTTCGCCTATTGCCAGTGCAATTGGCACCATGGCTAACACAGTTGTTAATGTTGTCATCAGGATCGGGCGCAATCTGCTGCGACCCGCTTCAATAATGGCTTCATGTTTTTCCATGCCTTTTCGCCTTAGTATATTCATGTAATCGACAAGTACGATCGAATTATTGACAACGATACCGGCAAGCATGATGAGCCCAATGAATGCGACAGTGCTCAGTGGCAGCCCCGTTACAAGGAATCCGAGCATTACGCCGACTACGGTTGTTGGCAGTGCGAACATAATAATTAACGGATACAGGAAATTCTCAAATTGGATTGCCATGACGGCATATACCAGGAATATCGAGAAAACGAGCGCTAAGGCCAGTTGTGAAAATGCATCCGCCATATCCTCGGCCTGGCCACCCATATTATAGCTATACCCTTCAGGCAAGTTCATGTCTTCAAGTGCTGATTCTATATCTCCAACAACACTTCCCAGATCACGACCGCTAATAGCGCTTGTTACGTTCATTTGCGGCTGTTGGTTCTCCCGTAGTAATGCTACAGGTCCTTGTATTTGCTCAAACGAAGCAACTTCCTGGAGTGGGACCTGAGATCCGGTTTGGGACTGAATTTTCATATCCTCTAAATCATTAATTGTACTGCGCGTGTCTTCCGGATAGATCATGGAAACATCCATCTCTTCCCCGGCTTCACTGTACCTAGTGACAACCTGACCATTAAACTGCATTTGAACTTGGCCTAGGATTTGTTCTTGGTTTAACCCATACATCGCTGCTTGATCATCATTAATGTCGATGTTCATCTGGGGGACGGCCTCATCTGCAGCGGATGAGGGATTAAAGACACCATCGATGGATGAAATAGTATTCACAACATCATCCGATAATTCACGCAGGACTTCATGTTCCGGACCATTTAACTGGATCTGAATCGGGTCTCCTGTACTCATGTCACTAATTGAACTAACAGTGATTTCTGCTCCAGTGACCGATTGCAGTTCTCCGTCGAGTTCCTGGACTAAGGAATCTGTAGACGTCTCTCTCTCTCCAGCTGGTATTAACTGCACGGTATAGGTGGCTGTATTTGCACTTGCCCCCATCATGCCGCCCCCACCAACAGAAACATAACTAGAGTCAATGAGATCCTGGTGATTTGCTAATTCCTCATTTACTTGAATAACTTTTTCCTCGGTATAATCCGCTGAACTTCCGGTTTCTGTTTCCACCTGGATTTGCATTTGACCCTGATCGGATGCCGGGATAAACGCTGCACCAACAAATGGTATTAATGCAAGGCTGGCTACAATTGCAATAAGCGTCCCTGCAATCGTTGTTTTACGGTGGTGGAGCACCCATTCCAGTGCACTGCGATACTTGCCCCCAAGCCAATGTAGAAAACGGTCAAACCAATAACGGCGGCCACTTTCTGCCATTGCTTTGGATAACATTTTCGATGAAAGCATCGGTACGAGCGTGATGGCTACGATAAGGGATGTGACTAACGCAAATGCTACGGCTAACCCGAGTGGTGTAAACAGATCGGCTGCAATACCTTCCACAAAGATCATTGGCAAAAAGACGACCAATGTTGTAGTGGTGGATGCAATCACTGCCGGCGCAAGCTCTGATGCTCCTTTCGTTGCAGATTCAACTAAACTGTAACCTCTCTGCCTGTAGGAGTAGATATGTTCTAAAATAACAATCGAACTATCGACCATCATCCCTATTCCTAATGCTAATCCACCTAGCGTTAATACATTAAGTGTTTGACCCGTGAAATATAATAGAGCAAATGTCGAGATAAGCGCAATCGGAATCGAAAAACCAATTACAAGCGTTGCGCGTACACTTTTTAAAAATAGGAGTAAAATAAAAACGGCTATAGCCCCAGCGATTAAGATATTTTGTACAACAGAATCAATGGACATCTGCGTAAATTCGGATGTATCAATGATTGTCTCCATATTTACATCCTCAGGCAGGTCCCCACTTAATTCATCCATTCTCTCCTGAATGGTTGTTGCAACATCAACTGTGTTGGCGTCCGTTTTCTTCATCATGTTTAGGACAATGGAAGGCTCTCCATTTACAAGTGTTGTTGAAGATTCCTTCGTCGTATCATTTACTTCAGCAATGTCTTCTACGTGAACAGTGGCCCCGGACTCGGATTGAACAATCGTTTGTTCAATATCCTCTAATGACTCAAATTCACCGGTTACACGCAGCTGAAGATCTTTATTCCCTTGTTCAACATTGCCGACAGATGCTGATTGATTCGAGCTGTTCAGCGCAGTAGCAATAGTTTGCGGGCTCATACCATATTGCTGCAATTTCTCCTGATCAAGCACTAGTTGAATTTCGCGCTCCTCGCCACCTTCCACCGTTACAGAAGCAACCCCCTCCTGACGTTCAAAGAATGGCACGATATCATTATTGGCAATCTGTGTTAATTCTTCCGGATCCCCACCGGTTAACCCCATGGTTACAATTGGCATTTGATCCGGACTAAAGCGCATGATATTTGGTTCTCCTGCTCCCTCCGGAAGGGAACCACTAACTTGGTCAACACTTTCACGTACATCGAGTAAGGCCTGATCCAAGTCTGTTCCACTGGTGAACATCATCATAACGAGGGATGAACCGGATTGAGATTGGGATTGTACGGTATCAATCCCTTCAACGGAACTAACAGCAGCTTCGAGTGGCTGACTAATGACATTTTCTACATCCTGTGGTGCCGCATCTTCATAAGTTGTTGCTACAACTGCTACCGGCAATTCAATATCCGGAAAAAGATCTACCGACAAATTACGTACACTTACAATGCCGAGCGCAATGATTGCAAGTACAATCATTATGACGCCAACAGGACGTTTAACGGATGTATTTACTAGCTTCAAAGTTTATTCCCCTTCCACAACGTTTACTGCGCTGCCATCATTTAGAGTCAATTGCCCATCGACAACGATCTCATCTCCTGCTTGAACTTCGCCTTCGATGGCCGTTTCATCGGATTGTGTTTCCTGAACGGTTACAGCTATTTGGTTTGCAATCTGATCACCATCGATAACATAGACAAAAGCCTCATCATCAACACGAGTAATCGCCTCTGTCGGAACGATAATGGATTCTTCTACCCTGTTCTCAGGAACGCTCATCTCTCCAATCATTCCAGGCAGGATATCTCCATCTTCATTCTCAACTGTTGCTTCTACCGGATATAACCCTGTATCGTCAGGCATCTTACCAATTTCAGTAATTTCTGCTTCATATTCATTATCATCAATCACAACATCCAATGTATCTTCCGTTGAAAAAAGCTTTTGAACATCGGCTGTTACGCTAAATGTCAAAATCATGCTATCCAGATCAGCAACAACGGCTAATGGCTCTTCTGTGCTTACCCTGTCCCCTTCTGAGGCTTCTAAATTTGTGATTTCCCCTGCAGCTGATGCTGTTATATCCTGATTTCCAGCAGGCGTAGCTATGGTCGCAATCAGATCATCTTCTTCTACCTGATCACCATTTTCCACCTCTAATGTATCAACTTCACCTGGGTTTTGAAGCCCAACTGGTGCTGTGCTTGATGGGGACGTGCGTCCATACACCAATCTGTCAATAACTAAATCACCTTCTGTCGCCTCAACCGTTTCCACCTGTGTTGGAATCTCTTCCTCTTCTTCTTCATTTTCATTTGTATCATCTTCTTCGGTACATGCGGCTAACAGCATAATGAGTACAATTGCAATCATGCCAAAAAGTATTCGCTTCATCATTCGTTCTCCTCACCTTAATAATTTAATGTAAAAGCTCCACCTGCAGAACGCTAGCCAGTTGTTCGCATTCATCCTGCATCTCTTTGAACCCCCTGAAATGTGCGAGCAACCCTTGTATCACTACAGGACGCGTTTTATTTTTATCTGCTTCTTTTTCAATCGCGTCAACCACTTCCTGGAGCTGTTTGATTTTTGCCGGATTTTCGTCCAATTTCTTGATTTTCTCACTTAATTTTATCAAACTATTCGAGATCATCTGTTCCGATGTTTTATTTTCTGTGAGATATTCACGCGGAATACGACCAATGGTGGTCAGCGCTTCTTCCTTCGCGGTGAGCATGCCGTGGACAATATCATCCAGCCTGCGAATAAGGAACGCGCTCAATTTATCGCGTTCGATATGTATATTATCAATGACAATCCATTTAAAATAACCATTTATTAACCCTTCAAACTGAATAACTGCATCAACGATTAATTCCTCAACTTTATCAGCATAGATGTTTTGTATCGACTCGCTTAACCAATGGAAATTTTCCATTTTCATCTGTCTCATCAGTTTATCCGTATGCTGCCCAACGGAGATATTTTCACGCAGGTGCATAATAATAAATTCTTTATAATGATAGATATAGTCGATTAGGATGGTGAGCTGTTTCTCCAGAATTTCCCGGGGAGAATGGTTCTCCTGCTTTACTCGATTGAACCTCTGGGTAATTTCTGTATGGAAAAAACGGTAAGCTGTTTCGATAAATTCCTCTTTCGATTGAAAATATAAATAAAATGCGCCCTTCGATACCCCAGCTTCACTAGCAATTTCCTGGATAGATGTATTGTGGTAGCCTTGCGTGGCAACTAACCTTACGCCAGCCTCAATTAACTTCATTTTCTTTTCATTCATAGTTCTGTACACCCAATTTCGTTATCCGAATTTCTGTAAAAAATAGTATGACATGAAATGACTTACCGGTCAGTCATTTTTTTGTAAATTAACTACCTTTCCATTATACATAGCTGATTAACTACAAGCAACTAATTGTTTGTGTATTTGGATAATCATGTCCAAATACCTTCTCCAAAGATGTTGCTACGGTTGAAATATAAAATAAGTTGGCTTGCCCGCTTATGTTGCATATCAACGGTATTGTATGAAGCATTTACATAAATTCCTGAACCATCATGAAAACCGATAAATGTTTTGTCATCACGTTCCACATAGAATTTGATCTGATGAAATGCCAAAAATACACAGTCCTTATTTTTAAGCGAAGTTGTTGGCATCATATATATGTTGCTATCCGTATCAATAGGAATTGGTAACTTACTTGCAGAATTCAAGATCTCCTTTACAGCATCCTTTCTTCCTTTTAGACTTGAAGCAAACGCTTTACAGCTCTGATCAAGGATGTATTCCAGTGTATAGCTGGAATGCCTCTTTCTACCTTCTTCTAAAATTTGTGTACGATAATAGGTTGCGTCCTTTCTCATAATCGCTTTTGTCTGTTTCCCAATGATGTATACCGGTGCTCCTCCCTTTCCCATCCCTTTTCCCCCTGCCGTTTTAAGCTTATTTTATCCTGTGTAACGAATAATTCCAAATATTAACTGTCGAATTAGGAGGTTTTTTAACGATTAGTTCATCATATTGTAAAAAACATCGAAAATTTAACATAACAAAAAAGAACGGCTCACTAACTATATTAGAAGCCGTTCTGCTTTATGTTCAATTATACCCTTATTGATCACCTTGTCCGCCTTGGTTATCTTCATCGTCTTCAAGGTTATCATTTGGTTCTTCTTGCTGCATGTTATCTTCTTCGCCTGTGTCGTTAACACCTGTGCCATTACCATTGTTGT is part of the Virgibacillus sp. NKC19-16 genome and harbors:
- a CDS encoding efflux RND transporter permease subunit, which produces MKLVNTSVKRPVGVIMIVLAIIALGIVSVRNLSVDLFPDIELPVAVVATTYEDAAPQDVENVISQPLEAAVSSVEGIDTVQSQSQSGSSLVMMMFTSGTDLDQALLDVRESVDQVSGSLPEGAGEPNIMRFSPDQMPIVTMGLTGGDPEELTQIANNDIVPFFERQEGVASVTVEGGEEREIQLVLDQEKLQQYGMSPQTIATALNSSNQSASVGNVEQGNKDLQLRVTGEFESLEDIEQTIVQSESGATVHVEDIAEVNDTTKESSTTLVNGEPSIVLNMMKKTDANTVDVATTIQERMDELSGDLPEDVNMETIIDTSEFTQMSIDSVVQNILIAGAIAVFILLLFLKSVRATLVIGFSIPIALISTFALLYFTGQTLNVLTLGGLALGIGMMVDSSIVILEHIYSYRQRGYSLVESATKGASELAPAVIASTTTTLVVFLPMIFVEGIAADLFTPLGLAVAFALVTSLIVAITLVPMLSSKMLSKAMAESGRRYWFDRFLHWLGGKYRSALEWVLHHRKTTIAGTLIAIVASLALIPFVGAAFIPASDQGQMQIQVETETGSSADYTEEKVIQVNEELANHQDLIDSSYVSVGGGGMMGASANTATYTVQLIPAGERETSTDSLVQELDGELQSVTGAEITVSSISDMSTGDPIQIQLNGPEHEVLRELSDDVVNTISSIDGVFNPSSAADEAVPQMNIDINDDQAAMYGLNQEQILGQVQMQFNGQVVTRYSEAGEEMDVSMIYPEDTRSTINDLEDMKIQSQTGSQVPLQEVASFEQIQGPVALLRENQQPQMNVTSAISGRDLGSVVGDIESALEDMNLPEGYSYNMGGQAEDMADAFSQLALALVFSIFLVYAVMAIQFENFLYPLIIMFALPTTVVGVMLGFLVTGLPLSTVAFIGLIMLAGIVVNNSIVLVDYMNILRRKGMEKHEAIIEAGRSRLRPILMTTLTTVLAMVPIALAIGEGAELQQPLAVTIIFGLSVSSMFTLLLVPVVYSMFDDLTKKITERKKKKEV
- a CDS encoding efflux RND transporter periplasmic adaptor subunit; this translates as MKRILFGMIAIVLIMLLAACTEEDDTNENEEEEEEIPTQVETVEATEGDLVIDRLVYGRTSPSSTAPVGLQNPGEVDTLEVENGDQVEEDDLIATIATPAGNQDITASAAGEITNLEASEGDRVSTEEPLAVVADLDSMILTFSVTADVQKLFSTEDTLDVVIDDNEYEAEITEIGKMPDDTGLYPVEATVENEDGDILPGMIGEMSVPENRVEESIIVPTEAITRVDDEAFVYVIDGDQIANQIAVTVQETQSDETAIEGEVQAGDEIVVDGQLTLNDGSAVNVVEGE
- a CDS encoding TetR/AcrR family transcriptional regulator, whose amino-acid sequence is MNEKKMKLIEAGVRLVATQGYHNTSIQEIASEAGVSKGAFYLYFQSKEEFIETAYRFFHTEITQRFNRVKQENHSPREILEKQLTILIDYIYHYKEFIIMHLRENISVGQHTDKLMRQMKMENFHWLSESIQNIYADKVEELIVDAVIQFEGLINGYFKWIVIDNIHIERDKLSAFLIRRLDDIVHGMLTAKEEALTTIGRIPREYLTENKTSEQMISNSLIKLSEKIKKLDENPAKIKQLQEVVDAIEKEADKNKTRPVVIQGLLAHFRGFKEMQDECEQLASVLQVELLH
- a CDS encoding competence protein ComK gives rise to the protein MGKGGAPVYIIGKQTKAIMRKDATYYRTQILEEGRKRHSSYTLEYILDQSCKAFASSLKGRKDAVKEILNSASKLPIPIDTDSNIYMMPTTSLKNKDCVFLAFHQIKFYVERDDKTFIGFHDGSGIYVNASYNTVDMQHKRASQLILYFNRSNIFGEGIWT